A region from the Azospirillaceae bacterium genome encodes:
- a CDS encoding response regulator has translation MSLNIQVLVVDDYATMRRIIRNLLTQIGFTKIEEAADGAEALAKLRGASFGLVISDWNMEPMTGLQLLKEVRADVRLKSMPFIMVTAESKTENVVAAKEAGVNNYIVKPFNADTLKKKIESVIGALG, from the coding sequence GTGTCCTTGAATATCCAGGTCCTTGTCGTCGACGATTACGCGACGATGCGGCGCATCATCAGGAACCTGCTCACGCAGATCGGCTTCACCAAGATCGAAGAGGCGGCCGATGGCGCCGAGGCGCTGGCCAAGCTGCGCGGCGCCAGCTTCGGTCTGGTCATTTCCGATTGGAACATGGAACCGATGACCGGCCTGCAGCTTCTGAAGGAAGTGCGCGCCGACGTGCGCCTGAAGAGCATGCCCTTCATCATGGTCACGGCCGAGTCCAAGACCGAGAACGTCGTTGCCGCCAAGGAAGCCGGCGTCAACAACTACATCGTGAAACCTTTTAACGCCGACACGCTGAAGAAAAAGATCGAGAGCGTTATCGGCGCCTTGGGATGA
- a CDS encoding glycosyltransferase, with protein sequence MKILIVAAGSHGDVLPFIALGRELRRRGHQPHLYAAAPFRDLAVGANLPFTSLGTAEFYHSLLRDPDMNHPIRSLTAMGRALDQADPGVWATMSADVVPGDTLVIGSTLGFITRSLAERYDLPSVTVHLAPAILRTEHQAPRHGGMAMGSGTPRLLKRFAWYLADRLLVDRTLGAAVNRHRRQVGLPPVRRLMGDWLNQADLVIGMFPDWFAPPQPDWPANLFLAGFPLYDQAFGPDLPDALASFLAAGTAPVAFTAGTATALARDFFVASVEGCRRIGRRGVLLTRHADQVPDKLPPDFIRVDYAPFSRLLPRVAALVHHGGIGTTSQALAAGVPQLIRPMAHDQHDNAARCVRLGVAEELSITRYGPKRVAAALNRLLGDAVLHRRCAAVAARLAAGDAVAAACDHILALAATRGGGQPIGG encoded by the coding sequence ATGAAAATCCTGATCGTCGCCGCCGGATCGCATGGGGACGTCCTGCCCTTCATCGCCCTGGGCCGTGAACTGCGCCGGCGGGGCCACCAGCCCCATCTTTACGCAGCCGCGCCGTTCCGGGACCTGGCTGTGGGGGCAAACCTGCCCTTCACCAGCCTGGGCACGGCGGAGTTCTATCATTCCCTGCTGCGCGATCCCGACATGAACCATCCCATCCGGTCGCTGACCGCCATGGGGCGGGCGCTGGACCAGGCGGATCCCGGCGTGTGGGCGACCATGAGCGCGGACGTGGTGCCGGGCGACACCCTGGTCATTGGCAGCACCCTGGGTTTCATCACCCGGTCGCTGGCGGAACGATACGACCTGCCGTCCGTGACCGTGCACCTGGCGCCCGCCATCCTGCGCACCGAACACCAGGCGCCGCGCCACGGCGGCATGGCGATGGGCAGCGGCACGCCACGCCTGCTGAAGCGATTCGCCTGGTATCTGGCCGATCGCCTGCTGGTCGACCGCACCCTGGGTGCGGCCGTGAACCGGCATCGCCGGCAGGTGGGCCTGCCCCCGGTGCGGCGCCTGATGGGCGACTGGCTGAATCAGGCCGACCTGGTCATCGGCATGTTCCCCGACTGGTTCGCGCCGCCACAGCCGGACTGGCCCGCCAACCTGTTCCTGGCCGGTTTCCCCCTCTACGATCAGGCGTTTGGCCCTGACCTGCCGGATGCGCTGGCGTCCTTCCTGGCGGCGGGTACAGCGCCGGTGGCCTTTACCGCCGGCACGGCCACAGCGCTGGCCCGCGACTTCTTCGTCGCCTCAGTCGAGGGCTGCCGCCGCATCGGCCGGCGCGGCGTGCTGTTGACCCGCCATGCCGACCAGGTGCCGGACAAGCTGCCTCCGGATTTCATCCGGGTGGACTATGCGCCGTTCAGCCGGCTGCTGCCGCGCGTGGCCGCCCTGGTCCACCATGGCGGCATCGGTACCACCAGCCAGGCGCTGGCCGCCGGGGTGCCCCAGCTGATCCGCCCCATGGCCCATGATCAGCACGACAACGCGGCGCGCTGCGTCCGCCTGGGCGTGGCGGAGGAACTGTCCATCACCCGCTATGGGCCGAAGCGGGTGGCGGCGGCCCTGAACCGCCTGCTGGGTGATGCGGTGCTGCATCGGCGATGCGCGGCGGTGGCGGCGCGCCTAGCCGCCGGCGATGCCGTCGCGGCGGCCTGTGACCACATCCTGGCGCTGGCCGCCACGCGTGGCGGAGGCCAGCCTATCGGGGGTTGA
- a CDS encoding FKBP-type peptidyl-prolyl cis-trans isomerase, producing the protein MRAQTLVLSSLLAVTLALPLAAVPAHAQLNAQKKPTIGGQVDAQHQYVLDYAKQPGVEVSTEGVAYRFLRKKTPAVGLQPTPTNRVRVHYEGKLINGTVFDSSYQRDETAVMSLEKVVPGWTEIIPLMHVGDKLEMVIPAEMGYGQKGSGDGMIPPGATLIFKVELFEVLQGELKPKGGG; encoded by the coding sequence ATGCGCGCGCAGACCCTGGTTCTCTCTTCATTGCTGGCGGTGACGCTGGCCCTTCCCTTAGCCGCCGTGCCGGCGCACGCGCAGTTGAATGCCCAGAAGAAGCCCACCATCGGCGGCCAGGTGGACGCCCAGCACCAGTACGTCCTGGACTATGCCAAGCAGCCGGGCGTGGAGGTATCGACCGAGGGCGTCGCATACCGCTTCCTGCGCAAGAAGACTCCGGCGGTCGGCCTGCAACCCACCCCCACCAACCGAGTGCGCGTGCACTATGAGGGCAAGCTGATCAACGGCACCGTCTTCGACAGTTCCTACCAGCGGGATGAGACGGCGGTCATGTCCCTGGAAAAGGTGGTGCCGGGCTGGACCGAGATCATTCCCCTCATGCATGTGGGCGACAAGCTGGAAATGGTCATTCCCGCCGAGATGGGTTACGGCCAGAAAGGCTCCGGCGATGGGATGATCCCCCCCGGCGCCACGCTGATTTTCAAGGTCGAACTGTTCGAGGTGCTGCAGGGCGAGCTTAAGCCGAAGGGCGGCGGCTGA
- a CDS encoding diguanylate cyclase, protein MSLAWLLLLVFVGLLPTSAARAQEYAFRSYTQEDGLANLSITALAQDAMGFLWVGTENGLYRFDGGKFQRFGPAEGLKEPYVSTVYVAPAGVLWVGTTGGLYRWDGRVFTPVLQDDRPVPVWQGQKLAALDAGHLLVVGREELLVVEQRPVAAGTPAQWDARPFFGADQKAAAPSLAHIQSVRVFGVGEQGGGDLWLGCGQGLCTLRQGRLTVWGPEQGVPADRWGNVMRDVDGTVWARGEHQLLALAPGAGRFTAQLPIPSTRTNVRVFLPLLQDMDRSVITFADQGLLRLVRGQAPGEPAKWEQIGEASGLPAREVSALLVDHDGELWVGSAGLGLTHWVGYRSWSNWTARQGLMHESVWSFRRDAAGRLMIGTDGGLARLEGGDDAPARIIPAPGAQAVQSHQVGALAVDKSGRLWGGTFSGLLFYQDPPAADGKEGDKTGPVTVVAHLPLIFQVFADNTGRLWVMTRKKGLFVIDHPEGPDPKAVPLAVPLPIPADSSVSSACQSPSGTLWFATESGLLRYGDGRWTAPTITGLPPVTRYNVIACARDGTIWLGGETVRLAHVQESDGKAGAVMQPVGDITEDMAGDRQILGLLEDRRGWVWMTTDSGILVWNAGALRQYGHESGLVWNDCNQSALMEDGDGTLWVGTSKGLTHITRPDLLFNRPALVTRVTGIERNGVALPTDGRFDLPWDTAPLTFHLTTPSFRSRGGQIYRYRLNGLEGDWNVTAGQEIRYSALPSGRYELEIVARNTALQAMAPSILLPFTIRPPWWQTKLFYLACALAVVAIGVAAYRWRTHADGERRRTLETLVEARTRELEASREQLRQLAMYDSLTQLWNRRAILDLVELELARRRDDGALTVVLADVDHFKRINDTHGHPAGDAVLVEVARRLSAAVRSYDSVGRYGGEEFLILLPGLGRENCVEVLNRLHGTISQAPMPLDGPLDGLGEGGENLTVTCSFGVICVEPLLMSGATPMPPLADIIKQADQALYRAKHLGRNRVEYANGM, encoded by the coding sequence ATGTCACTGGCTTGGCTGCTGTTGCTGGTTTTTGTGGGCTTGCTGCCCACGTCTGCCGCGCGCGCCCAGGAATACGCCTTCCGCTCCTACACCCAGGAAGACGGGCTGGCCAACCTGTCCATCACCGCCTTGGCGCAGGACGCCATGGGTTTCCTGTGGGTGGGGACGGAAAACGGCCTATATCGTTTCGATGGCGGAAAGTTCCAGCGCTTCGGCCCGGCTGAAGGGCTGAAGGAGCCTTATGTCAGCACCGTCTACGTGGCGCCCGCCGGCGTCCTGTGGGTAGGAACCACCGGGGGCCTTTACCGCTGGGATGGCCGCGTCTTCACCCCCGTCCTGCAGGATGACCGCCCGGTGCCGGTGTGGCAGGGGCAAAAACTGGCGGCACTGGACGCCGGCCACCTGCTGGTGGTGGGCCGGGAAGAGCTGCTGGTGGTCGAGCAGCGGCCGGTCGCGGCCGGCACGCCGGCGCAGTGGGATGCGCGGCCCTTCTTTGGCGCGGATCAAAAGGCGGCGGCGCCGTCCTTGGCGCATATCCAAAGCGTCCGGGTCTTCGGCGTGGGGGAGCAAGGCGGCGGTGATCTCTGGCTGGGCTGCGGCCAAGGCCTGTGCACGCTGCGCCAGGGCCGTCTCACCGTCTGGGGGCCGGAGCAAGGGGTGCCTGCCGACCGTTGGGGCAATGTGATGCGCGACGTGGACGGCACCGTCTGGGCGCGCGGCGAGCACCAGTTGCTGGCCCTGGCGCCGGGGGCCGGCCGGTTCACGGCCCAGCTGCCCATCCCCTCCACCCGTACCAACGTCCGCGTCTTCCTGCCGCTGCTGCAGGACATGGACCGCAGCGTCATCACCTTCGCCGATCAGGGGCTGCTGCGTCTGGTCCGGGGGCAGGCGCCCGGGGAGCCGGCCAAATGGGAACAGATCGGCGAGGCCAGCGGCCTGCCGGCGCGTGAGGTCAGTGCCCTGCTGGTGGACCATGATGGTGAGCTGTGGGTGGGGTCTGCCGGGCTGGGCCTGACCCATTGGGTGGGATACCGCAGCTGGTCCAACTGGACCGCGCGCCAGGGCTTGATGCACGAATCGGTCTGGTCCTTCCGGCGCGATGCCGCCGGCCGGTTGATGATCGGCACCGATGGCGGCCTGGCCCGTTTGGAGGGGGGCGACGATGCCCCGGCCCGTATCATCCCGGCCCCGGGCGCGCAGGCGGTGCAGAGCCATCAGGTGGGCGCCCTGGCCGTCGACAAGTCGGGCCGTCTCTGGGGCGGAACCTTCTCCGGCCTGCTGTTCTACCAGGATCCGCCCGCTGCTGATGGGAAAGAGGGGGACAAGACCGGGCCGGTGACCGTGGTGGCGCACCTGCCCCTGATCTTCCAGGTCTTTGCCGACAATACCGGCCGCCTGTGGGTCATGACCCGGAAGAAGGGCCTGTTCGTCATCGATCATCCCGAGGGACCGGATCCCAAAGCGGTGCCGCTGGCGGTCCCGTTGCCCATTCCCGCCGACAGTTCGGTGTCCAGCGCCTGCCAGTCGCCGTCGGGAACGCTGTGGTTCGCCACCGAATCCGGTCTGCTGCGTTACGGCGACGGACGTTGGACGGCGCCCACCATCACCGGCCTGCCCCCCGTCACCCGCTACAATGTCATCGCCTGCGCCCGCGACGGCACCATCTGGCTGGGGGGCGAGACCGTGCGCCTGGCCCATGTGCAGGAAAGCGACGGCAAGGCGGGCGCGGTGATGCAGCCGGTAGGCGACATCACCGAAGACATGGCCGGGGACCGCCAGATCCTGGGCCTGCTGGAGGATCGGCGCGGCTGGGTGTGGATGACCACCGACAGCGGCATCCTGGTGTGGAACGCCGGTGCCCTGCGCCAATACGGCCATGAAAGCGGCCTGGTGTGGAATGACTGCAACCAAAGCGCCCTGATGGAGGATGGGGACGGCACCCTGTGGGTCGGCACCAGCAAGGGCCTGACCCACATCACCCGTCCCGACCTGCTGTTCAACCGGCCGGCCCTGGTCACCCGCGTGACGGGGATTGAGCGCAACGGCGTGGCCCTGCCCACCGACGGCCGGTTCGACCTGCCGTGGGACACCGCCCCCCTGACCTTCCACCTGACCACGCCCAGCTTCCGCAGCCGGGGCGGCCAGATTTACCGTTATCGCCTGAACGGCCTGGAAGGGGACTGGAACGTCACCGCCGGCCAGGAGATCCGCTATTCCGCCCTGCCCTCGGGCCGGTATGAGCTGGAGATCGTGGCCCGCAACACGGCGCTGCAGGCCATGGCGCCCAGCATCCTGCTGCCCTTCACCATCCGGCCGCCGTGGTGGCAGACCAAGCTGTTCTACCTGGCCTGCGCCCTGGCGGTGGTCGCCATCGGCGTGGCCGCCTATCGCTGGCGCACCCACGCCGATGGGGAACGGCGCCGCACCCTGGAAACCCTGGTGGAGGCGCGGACGCGGGAGCTTGAGGCCTCGCGTGAGCAACTGCGCCAGCTGGCGATGTATGACAGCCTGACCCAGCTGTGGAACCGGCGCGCCATCCTGGACCTGGTGGAACTGGAATTGGCCCGCCGCCGGGACGATGGCGCGCTGACCGTGGTGCTGGCCGACGTCGATCATTTCAAGCGCATCAACGACACCCATGGCCACCCCGCCGGTGATGCCGTGCTGGTCGAGGTGGCGCGGCGCCTTTCCGCCGCCGTGCGCAGCTACGACTCCGTCGGCCGCTACGGCGGTGAGGAATTCCTGATCCTGCTGCCCGGCCTGGGACGGGAGAATTGCGTGGAGGTGCTGAACCGCCTGCACGGCACCATTTCTCAGGCCCCCATGCCCCTGGATGGTCCCCTGGATGGCCTGGGGGAGGGCGGGGAAAACCTGACGGTGACGTGCAGCTTCGGCGTCATCTGTGTGGAGCCGCTGCTGATGTCTGGGGCCACCCCGATGCCGCCGCTGGCGGACATCATCAAGCAGGCCGACCAAGCCCTCTATCGCGCCAAGCATTTGGGGCGCAATCGGGTGGAATACGCGAACGGGATGTAA
- a CDS encoding crotonase/enoyl-CoA hydratase family protein, producing MTAPLLLRAVADGVATLTLNRPEKLNALNYALVDALLAALDVLEGDDGVRAVILTGAGDRAFSAGGDIPEFAGSVRRGADVAVRDFVRRGQAMTSRIEAYTKPVIVAVNGLAYGGGCEITEAAPLSIASDRALFAKPEIKLAMPPTFGGTQRLPRLAGRKRALDLLLTGDTFSAARALELGLVNQVVPHDQLLPAAHALAQRIIRHAPRVTAAILSAVTRGVNLGIAEGLAVESAAFARLVPTQDLEEGLDAWIERRPAVYTGA from the coding sequence ATGACCGCCCCCCTCCTGTTGCGCGCCGTTGCCGATGGTGTCGCTACCCTGACGCTGAACCGCCCGGAAAAACTGAACGCCCTGAACTACGCGCTGGTCGATGCCCTGCTGGCGGCGCTGGACGTGCTTGAGGGCGATGACGGCGTGCGCGCCGTCATCCTGACTGGTGCCGGCGACCGCGCCTTCTCCGCCGGCGGCGACATCCCGGAATTCGCCGGCAGCGTGCGCCGGGGCGCCGACGTGGCGGTGCGCGACTTCGTGCGCCGGGGCCAGGCCATGACCAGCCGGATCGAAGCCTACACCAAGCCCGTCATCGTGGCGGTGAACGGCCTGGCCTATGGCGGCGGGTGTGAGATCACGGAAGCCGCCCCCCTGTCCATCGCCAGCGACCGTGCCCTGTTCGCCAAGCCGGAGATCAAGCTGGCCATGCCGCCCACCTTCGGCGGGACCCAGCGCCTGCCCCGACTGGCCGGGCGCAAGCGGGCGCTGGACCTGCTGCTGACCGGCGATACGTTCAGTGCCGCCCGTGCCCTGGAACTGGGCCTGGTCAACCAGGTGGTGCCGCATGACCAACTGCTGCCGGCGGCCCATGCCTTGGCCCAGCGCATCATCCGCCACGCGCCCCGCGTGACGGCGGCCATCCTGTCCGCCGTCACGCGGGGCGTGAACCTGGGCATCGCCGAAGGTCTGGCGGTGGAAAGTGCGGCCTTCGCCCGGCTGGTCCCGACCCAGGATCTGGAGGAAGGGCTGGACGCCTGGATCGAACGGCGGCCGGCGGTCTACACCGGCGCCTGA
- the gcvA gene encoding transcriptional regulator GcvA, translating to MPYRLPPLNTLRPFEAAGRHLSFKQAAQELNLTPSAVSHALQTLEDSLGVALFTRGHRSLALTEAGAAYLPQVRGILDRLAAATEALPGRPPGGRLSISVAPTFGLRWLVPHLAGFRALHPGITVDIDTSRRPLDFPRDGVDIAIRMRQDDWRPDEGADIQATCLVREALVPVCAPALAPLIGTATDLARQPRLHVDSVTEDWAAWTALAGVDIPDLAAGPRFDTVHMALEAAAGGLGVAIGRLPVAAADIAAGRLVPVLGPPWAARTGYWLIMARGAAARPEVAAFRTWIKQALSDQAPV from the coding sequence ATGCCCTACCGCCTGCCGCCCTTGAACACCCTGCGTCCCTTCGAGGCAGCGGGCCGGCATCTCAGTTTCAAGCAGGCGGCGCAGGAACTGAACCTGACGCCCAGCGCCGTCAGCCATGCCCTGCAAACCCTGGAAGACAGCCTGGGCGTGGCCCTGTTCACACGCGGGCATCGCAGCCTGGCACTGACGGAAGCCGGTGCCGCCTACCTGCCCCAGGTGCGCGGCATCCTGGACCGGCTGGCGGCAGCGACAGAGGCCCTGCCCGGCCGCCCCCCCGGTGGGCGCCTGTCGATCAGCGTGGCGCCCACCTTCGGCCTGCGCTGGCTGGTGCCACACCTGGCCGGCTTCCGCGCCCTGCATCCCGGCATCACGGTCGACATCGACACCAGCCGCCGGCCGCTGGACTTCCCGCGCGACGGCGTGGACATCGCCATCCGCATGCGCCAGGACGATTGGCGGCCGGATGAGGGCGCCGATATCCAGGCGACCTGCCTGGTCCGGGAAGCCCTGGTCCCGGTCTGCGCCCCCGCGCTGGCACCGTTGATAGGAACCGCCACCGACCTGGCCCGGCAACCGCGGCTGCATGTGGACAGCGTTACGGAGGACTGGGCCGCCTGGACGGCATTAGCGGGCGTGGACATTCCGGACCTGGCCGCCGGTCCCCGCTTCGACACCGTGCACATGGCGCTGGAGGCGGCGGCCGGCGGCCTGGGCGTGGCGATCGGCCGCCTGCCGGTGGCCGCCGCCGACATCGCGGCCGGGCGCCTGGTGCCGGTGCTGGGGCCGCCATGGGCCGCCCGCACCGGCTATTGGCTGATCATGGCGCGCGGTGCCGCCGCCCGGCCGGAGGTGGCGGCCTTCCGCACCTGGATCAAACAGGCATTGTCCGATCAGGCGCCGGTGTAG
- the murA gene encoding UDP-N-acetylglucosamine 1-carboxyvinyltransferase yields MDKLRIRGGKPLNGSIRISGAKNAALPLMAACLLTEETLTLDNLPHLADITTMSNLLAQHGVDMVYEGGATSCAQRAVRLTAGTITSTEAPYDLVRKMRASVLVLGPLVARFGQAKVSLPGGCAIGTRPVDLHIKGLQAMGAKIELEAGYIHASAPGGLHGAEFVFPQVSVGATENLLMAACLAKGETVLINAAREPEITDLAHCLVAMGAEITGIGSDRLHIVGKPVLHGARHSIVSDRIETGTYVMAAAITGGELELVGGNLEHIQAVANVLTGAEVSFTPTDTGFKVRRVNGEVLGVDVMTEPFPGFPTDLQAQMMALMCTAKGASMITETIFENRFMHVPELTRMGANITVHGSSALVRGVKQLTGAPVMATDLRASVSLVLAGLAAQGDTTVNRIYHLDRGYERIEDKLNACGAEMERLKGD; encoded by the coding sequence ATGGACAAGTTACGCATCCGCGGCGGCAAGCCGCTGAACGGCAGCATCCGCATCAGCGGCGCCAAGAACGCGGCCCTGCCGCTGATGGCCGCCTGCCTCCTGACGGAGGAGACGCTGACCCTGGACAACCTGCCCCACCTGGCCGACATCACCACCATGTCCAACCTGCTGGCCCAGCACGGCGTGGACATGGTGTACGAGGGCGGCGCCACGTCCTGCGCCCAGCGCGCCGTGCGCCTGACCGCCGGCACCATCACCTCCACCGAGGCGCCCTACGACCTGGTGCGCAAGATGCGCGCCAGCGTGCTGGTGCTGGGCCCGCTGGTGGCCCGCTTCGGCCAGGCCAAGGTGTCGCTGCCCGGCGGCTGCGCCATCGGCACGCGGCCCGTGGACCTGCACATCAAGGGCCTGCAGGCGATGGGCGCCAAGATCGAGCTGGAGGCCGGCTACATCCACGCCTCCGCCCCCGGCGGGCTGCATGGCGCGGAATTCGTTTTCCCGCAGGTGTCGGTGGGCGCCACCGAGAATTTGCTGATGGCCGCCTGCCTGGCCAAGGGCGAAACCGTCCTGATCAATGCCGCGCGTGAGCCGGAGATCACCGACCTGGCCCACTGCCTGGTGGCCATGGGGGCGGAGATCACCGGCATCGGCAGCGACCGCCTGCACATCGTGGGCAAGCCGGTGCTGCACGGCGCCCGCCACAGCATCGTGTCCGACCGTATCGAGACCGGCACCTACGTCATGGCGGCCGCCATCACCGGCGGCGAGCTGGAACTGGTGGGCGGCAACCTGGAGCACATCCAGGCCGTGGCCAACGTGCTGACCGGGGCGGAGGTGTCCTTCACCCCCACCGACACCGGCTTCAAGGTCCGCCGCGTCAATGGCGAAGTGCTGGGCGTGGACGTGATGACGGAACCCTTCCCCGGCTTCCCCACCGACCTGCAGGCCCAGATGATGGCCCTGATGTGCACGGCCAAGGGTGCCTCGATGATCACCGAGACGATCTTCGAGAATCGCTTCATGCACGTGCCGGAACTGACGCGCATGGGCGCCAACATCACGGTCCACGGCTCCTCCGCCCTGGTGCGTGGTGTGAAGCAGCTGACCGGCGCGCCGGTGATGGCGACCGACCTGCGTGCCTCCGTCTCGTTGGTGCTGGCGGGCCTGGCGGCGCAGGGCGACACCACCGTCAACCGCATCTATCACCTGGATCGCGGGTACGAGCGCATCGAGGACAAGCTGAACGCCTGCGGCGCCGAGATGGAACGCCTGAAAGGCGATTGA
- the dcd gene encoding dCTP deaminase — MAIMPDSWIRDMAQTRGMIEPFTEAQKREGVISYGLSSYGYDARVADEFKIFTNVDSAIVDPKRFDDASFVDRKTDVCVIPPNSFALARTVEYFRVPRDVLVICLGKSTYARCGLIVNVTPLEPEWEGHVTLEISNTTPLPAKVYANEGLCQFLFLKGDSVCEVSYADRAGKYMGQRGVTLPRL, encoded by the coding sequence ATGGCCATCATGCCCGACAGCTGGATCCGCGACATGGCGCAGACCCGGGGCATGATCGAACCGTTCACGGAGGCGCAGAAGCGCGAGGGCGTGATCTCCTACGGCCTGTCCTCCTATGGCTATGACGCGCGGGTGGCGGACGAGTTCAAGATTTTCACCAACGTGGACAGCGCCATCGTCGATCCCAAGCGTTTCGACGACGCCAGCTTCGTCGACCGCAAGACCGACGTCTGCGTCATCCCGCCCAACAGCTTCGCCCTGGCGCGCACGGTGGAATATTTCCGCGTGCCGCGCGACGTGCTGGTGATCTGCCTGGGCAAGAGCACCTACGCCCGCTGCGGCCTGATCGTGAACGTCACCCCGCTGGAGCCGGAGTGGGAGGGCCACGTGACCCTGGAAATTTCCAACACCACGCCGCTGCCGGCCAAGGTCTACGCCAATGAGGGCCTGTGCCAGTTCCTGTTCCTCAAGGGCGACAGCGTGTGTGAGGTGTCCTACGCCGACCGCGCCGGCAAATACATGGGCCAGCGCGGCGTGACGCTGCCGCGCCTGTAA